GTTAGCGTTATCACTTTGCAGTCTTATTAGCCATTACAGCACCTTGCTGAGGAAAGTGCGGGTCCGTGGGTTTTGGGGATGGTCAAAAAATTCCTGAGGCGTATTCTGCTCCAAGATCTTTCCGCTGTCCATAAACAGCACCCGGCTGCCCACCTCCTTGGCGAAACCCATCTCATGGGTGACAACCACCATGGTCATTCCCTCCTGGGCCAGCTCCTTCATCACATCCAGCACCTCGCCCACCATTTCCGGGTCCAGGGCGGAGGTAGGCTCGTCAAAGAGCATGACCTTGGGCTGCATAGCCAGTGCCCGAACAATCGCGATCCGCTGCTTCTGCCCGCCGGAAATCTGAGCCGGGTAGGCGTCGGCCTTATCCAGCAGCCCCACCCGCTTCAAAAGCACCGCAGCGGTCTCATCGGCTTCCTCCTGCTTCATGAGGCCCGTACGAACCGGAGCAAGGGTGATGTTTTTCCGGATGGTCATATTGGGGAACAGGTTGAAGTGCTGGAACACCATCCCCATTTGCTGCCGAATCTGATCAATATTCGTCTTGGTATTAGTGACCTCCACACCATTAAACGTAATGGTGCCCGCAGTAGGGGTCTCCAGCAGATTCAGGCAGCGTAGAAATGTGGACTTTCCAGAACCGGAGGGACCAATCACCACCACCTTTTCCCCCGGATAGATGTGCTCAGAGAGATCGTCCAGCACCAGATGGTCTCCGAAGGACTTGCTCAGGTTCTTAACGTCGATCACTTTGACGCAGCCTCCTTTCCAGTTTCCCCAGCAACCAGGTGAAAATCATCACCATCACCAGATAGACGCAGGCGACGCCGATCAGAGGGAACATCGCCTCATAGGTGCGGCCCATGATCCCCTGGGCAGCGTAGAGCAGCTCCTTGCCGCCGATCACGGTGATGAGGGAAGTATCCTTGAGCAGGATAATGAACTCATTGCCCAGAGCTGGCAGAATCGCCTTGATGGCCTGAGGAATCACGATGAAGCGCATGGTATCCATGTAATTGAGGCCCAGAGAACGGCCAGCCTCCATCTGCCCTCCGTCCACTGCCATGAGTCCGCCTCGGATAATTTCCGCCACATACGCGCCGGAGTTAATGCCCAGGCCCAGAATGCCAATCATCGTGTAGCTGCGGCTGCTGAGAAACACCACGGAACTCCAGATCAGCAGCTGCACCATCATAGGGGTGCCCCGGATCACAGTGACATAAACCTTGGCAATGAAATTGAAAAGCCCCAGGAAAGGATTGCGGACGCCGGGGCGCTGTTGGTCATGAGCCGTACGAATCATGGCCACCAGCACGCCCAGCACCACACCCAGCACCAGAGCCAGGGCGGTGGCCACCAGGGTAGTGCCCACACCATCCAGATACTGCTTCCAACGGTCAGCCTCGATGAATGCCTGATAGAACTTGACAAAAAATTCCTGCCACCAAGCCATGTCCATGCCGCTTGCGATCAGAGTCTTCCACTCCGCATAATAGGCTGCCAGATTCACAGGGGATCACCTCTCTCTTTCTTGTCGGTTGGGGGGAATACGGCGAAAAAAGGGCGGCAGGAGCCGCCCTCTTTCTTGGTTGTCGCTTACTCCGCAGTGATGTAGCTATCAATGATAGACTGAACCGTGCCGTCGCTAATCAGTTCATTGAGCGCGCCATTCACAGCCTCCACCAGGGCGGTGTTGCCCTTGGCCATGCCGATGGCATAGTCCTCATTGGCATACTCGGTGTCCAGAATGGTCAAGCCGGGATTGGCTGCCACGAACTCCTGAGCGGGAGCCTGGTCAATGACCACGCAGTCCACCTTGCCGTTCACCAAGTCCTGAACGGCCACGATGCCGTCGTCATAAGCCACCACATGATCCTCGCCAAACTCATCGGTGCAGTAGATATTGCCGGTAGTGGCCCGCTGCGTGCCGATCATCTGCTCACCCAGGTTGTCCAGGGTTACATCGGAGCCCTCCTTGACGATGACCACCTGAACGCCGGTGGCGTAGCTGTCGGAGAAGTCCATCACCAGCAGGCGGTCCTCCGTAACGGAGAGGCCAGCCATGCAGATGTCGCTCTTGCCGTTCTGAACAGCCAGCTGAGCAGCGTCAAAGTCCATGTCGTCGATCTGGAGCTCCAGGCCCAGCTTTTCAGCAATGGCGGCGGCAATCTCAGCATCAATGCCTACCACGTTGCCGCTGTCATCCGTCATCTCATAGGGAGGGAACGCCGCGTTGGTAGACATGATGAGCTTGCCTTCCTCCACGGTTGTGAGGGTCGTGTCTCCGGTGGGCTCCTGAGTCTCGGTGTTGGTGTCGTCGCCAGTGGTGTCCTCCGCCGTGGTGTCACCGCCGCAGGCGGCCAGGGACAAAACCATTGCCAGTGTCAGCAGCAATGCAAACAGCTTCTTCATCCTATAAACTTCCTTTTCCATTGGATTTGCCACTCCCCTGGGAGGGGGGATCTTCCCCCGCGGACAAGAGATTCCCGCTGGCTGTGGTTACCTTACCACTCCCATCCTGTATTGTCAATACTTTTTCAAAATAAATGGATAATTATTTGCTGGGTTTCCCCATTAAACTGGATAGCTTGAGATTTATGGAATCTTTTTTCCCCTGCTTTTGTTCATTTTGCTGACCACATGGAATATCGGTATGTATATTTACGTTTCCTGAATCGTTTTCCGATTGTAAAAAAAGTCCGCCCGAGACCGGCTCGGGCGGATGTTCATGGAAGCAACAAATAATTCTGGACCTTTGCGGGCGGCTCACTCAGCTCCGGCACAAAAACGGTCCCGGCAGCCTCTGCCGCCGCGCTCAGAGCCTCGGCCTGATCCTCCGTTGTCACAGCATAGACGCGGTCCACAGTGTCGGCGGGGAGAGACACCGTTTCATCCGCACCTGCCAGAATCACATCTGCCGGAAGCTCTACCGACAGCAGTACATCCTGCAGCCCCGCCTCATCCAGAGCCGTCCGAATAGCGCTTAGGCACGCCTGCAAGCTGGCCTCCTTCCCGATCTCGGGATAGGCGATCTTATCCAGCTTCCCCTGGGTGGGAAAGCTGAAATCCGTCAGCAGAATCTCGTCAAACCCCAGCTCCGCGCACTCCACCGCAAGACTTGCGAGATATTCCTGAGTCTTTTCCTTGCTGGGGTCCAGCCAGTTTTCGTTATTGCCGTCGTAGAAGATATAGCCGCCGGTGTTCTTCAGGCCCATACCCTCTACATCTGCTTTTGCAGCAATGGGGTCCAGCAGGCAGGAAAGCCGCGCAATGGCCCGGGCGGCACCCTCTGTTCCGCCGCGCATCACCATAGCCAGGGCCTCGGCTGTGTCCTCCGCTGTCTCCACAGCGCCGGGCACGGCGGCCTGGCTATCATAGTAAACCCGCCCGCTACCGTCCTTCATGGTCAGCGCCGCATCGGCGGCGAGAGCCACAGAGGAATCGGAGGAGGCCAGCACCTTCATCCGTGCCTGCTCCCAGCCCTCCACGGTCAGCGGTGCTGTCGTCACCTGATATGCCCGCACCTGCCAGGGAGCCTCCGGCTCCTCAATGACCAAGTCCAGCTCCGGCGTCTGCTCCGGCTCCTCCTTCTGCCAAGGGATCTCCAGCCTGGGAGTTCCATTTGCATCAAAGACCACATGCTCCTGCACCAGGATCACCATGACCGCTGCCAGAATCACCAGGCACAGCAGCAGCGCCAACAGGATTTTCCGTTTCGTTCCGCGTCCTCGATAACTGCGATAGCCCTTTGCTCCCGCCATGCCCGATCACCTCGTTTCCAAGCCGCTCTGCTCAGTTCTCCAGAGCCGTTATCTGATCCACCCGGCGCTGGTGCCGGCCGCCCTCAAACTCTGTGGAAAGAAATACCTCCACCATCCGCTCAGCCATATTTTTTCCAGTAAAGCCAGCGCCGATAGCCAGCATGTTGGCATCATTGTGACGACGGGTCATCTCCGCCTCCAGGCAGTCCGCACAATGAGCGCACCGGATGCCCTTGATCTTGTTAGCGGCAATGGAGATACCAATGCCGGTGGTACAGATCACAATGCCCCGCTGACACTTGCCCTCCGCCACGGCCCGGGCGGCTGCGGCGCCGAAGTTCGGGTAGTCACAGCTTTCCGTGGAGTTGCAGCCAAAGTCCTCATAGGAGTACTCCAGCCTCTCCAAAACCCTTTTGATAAATTCCTTCAGTTCATAGCCGCCATGGTCGCAGCCCAGCGCAATCTTCATATCTCTACTCCTCTCCGCGTGTAAAAAGCAACCTTATTATATACATTCCGCCCAAAAAAATCAATCCAGTGCGTGCCAGACCGGCTGCATCTGGTCAAAGGTACAAAAGCGCTTGAAGCCGCACTCCCTGAGCAGTCGCTGCCGCTCCTGGATGGCGCAGCCTACATAGCGCCTGCTGTGGGCATCAGTACCCAGGGTGATGATCTCCCCTCCCAGGCTTCGATACATCCGCAGCCATTTCGCGTCTGGCAGCGGCGTATTGCCTCGGTTGGTGTTGAGCTCAATCCCCCGGCCCTGCTGGATCAGGATGCGCAGAATCTCTTCCATCTCCGCCTTAAAGCCGTCAAAGGTCAGGTGAAAGCCGCGGTTTTCGTTGAGATAGCGCACTGGAAGTGTCAGGTGCCCCAAAACGGAGAACTTTCCCCACTCCGCCAGCTTGCGTACCTGCCCCAGATAGTCCGCCATCCCCCTGCGGGCCTCCGCCTCATTGGGAGGATCAAAAAAGTAGAGATCCATGCCGTCGTACCGCTCCGAAAGCATATGGATGGAGCCGATGACAAAATCCAGCGGCGGCGCCTGGGCCAGCAGACGTTCC
This genomic window from Pusillibacter faecalis contains:
- a CDS encoding amino acid ABC transporter ATP-binding protein, whose amino-acid sequence is MIDVKNLSKSFGDHLVLDDLSEHIYPGEKVVVIGPSGSGKSTFLRCLNLLETPTAGTITFNGVEVTNTKTNIDQIRQQMGMVFQHFNLFPNMTIRKNITLAPVRTGLMKQEEADETAAVLLKRVGLLDKADAYPAQISGGQKQRIAIVRALAMQPKVMLFDEPTSALDPEMVGEVLDVMKELAQEGMTMVVVTHEMGFAKEVGSRVLFMDSGKILEQNTPQEFFDHPQNPRTRTFLSKVL
- a CDS encoding amino acid ABC transporter permease, which translates into the protein MAAYYAEWKTLIASGMDMAWWQEFFVKFYQAFIEADRWKQYLDGVGTTLVATALALVLGVVLGVLVAMIRTAHDQQRPGVRNPFLGLFNFIAKVYVTVIRGTPMMVQLLIWSSVVFLSSRSYTMIGILGLGINSGAYVAEIIRGGLMAVDGGQMEAGRSLGLNYMDTMRFIVIPQAIKAILPALGNEFIILLKDTSLITVIGGKELLYAAQGIMGRTYEAMFPLIGVACVYLVMVMIFTWLLGKLERRLRQSDRR
- a CDS encoding ABC transporter substrate-binding protein; translated protein: MKKLFALLLTLAMVLSLAACGGDTTAEDTTGDDTNTETQEPTGDTTLTTVEEGKLIMSTNAAFPPYEMTDDSGNVVGIDAEIAAAIAEKLGLELQIDDMDFDAAQLAVQNGKSDICMAGLSVTEDRLLVMDFSDSYATGVQVVIVKEGSDVTLDNLGEQMIGTQRATTGNIYCTDEFGEDHVVAYDDGIVAVQDLVNGKVDCVVIDQAPAQEFVAANPGLTILDTEYANEDYAIGMAKGNTALVEAVNGALNELISDGTVQSIIDSYITAE
- a CDS encoding putative glycoside hydrolase, producing MAGAKGYRSYRGRGTKRKILLALLLCLVILAAVMVILVQEHVVFDANGTPRLEIPWQKEEPEQTPELDLVIEEPEAPWQVRAYQVTTAPLTVEGWEQARMKVLASSDSSVALAADAALTMKDGSGRVYYDSQAAVPGAVETAEDTAEALAMVMRGGTEGAARAIARLSCLLDPIAAKADVEGMGLKNTGGYIFYDGNNENWLDPSKEKTQEYLASLAVECAELGFDEILLTDFSFPTQGKLDKIAYPEIGKEASLQACLSAIRTALDEAGLQDVLLSVELPADVILAGADETVSLPADTVDRVYAVTTEDQAEALSAAAEAAGTVFVPELSEPPAKVQNYLLLP
- the rpiB gene encoding ribose 5-phosphate isomerase B is translated as MKIALGCDHGGYELKEFIKRVLERLEYSYEDFGCNSTESCDYPNFGAAAARAVAEGKCQRGIVICTTGIGISIAANKIKGIRCAHCADCLEAEMTRRHNDANMLAIGAGFTGKNMAERMVEVFLSTEFEGGRHQRRVDQITALEN
- a CDS encoding histidinol-phosphatase HisJ family protein, with protein sequence MYLADYHTHSRISPDAGKSMAEMAEAAIAAGLDELCFTDHMEPVEWGVTTPRESFDWAALSAEFEAARQAAGDRIVLRLGIELGDAPWALENTERLLAQAPPLDFVIGSIHMLSERYDGMDLYFFDPPNEAEARRGMADYLGQVRKLAEWGKFSVLGHLTLPVRYLNENRGFHLTFDGFKAEMEEILRILIQQGRGIELNTNRGNTPLPDAKWLRMYRSLGGEIITLGTDAHSRRYVGCAIQERQRLLRECGFKRFCTFDQMQPVWHALD